One Cryptomeria japonica chromosome 9, Sugi_1.0, whole genome shotgun sequence genomic window carries:
- the LOC131047037 gene encoding zinc finger protein 5: MNGEVDAVGGKGSSPSPTIFTCRFCNRNFSKSQALGGHMNGHRQDRDYENVEKAKKLLEQKGVSSSWMVNNQQVAPQNYASIPGGVQTHVEQSNPSQVQTWAQAGCSYSNQNVGGGISGVGPSLPTSYLNQQQQEFAQNLGDQPNYQMREAYPSHPNPNYQMRQAYPSLPYQRNNNLQIGGEATLLNNTGINGHSFPMNRHTQMRDPSFTTSQGGNPNLVVNGFAAASPSEEQQQIFRVDPSHQPWQGNDPPQ; encoded by the exons ATGAATGGAGAAGTGGATGCAGTTGGTGGGAAGGGAAGTTCACCTTCGCCTACCATTTTTACTTGTAGATTTTGTAACAGGAACTTCTCTAAATCACAGGCTCTTGGAGGTCATATGAATGGCCATCGTCAAG ATAGAGATTATGAGAACGTGGAAAAGGCGAAGAAACTTTTGGAACAGAAGGGTGTAAGCAGTTCTTGGATGGTCAA CAATCAACAAGTGGCACCTCAAAATTATGCATCCATCCCAGGAGGAGTGCAGACACATGTTGAGCAATCTAACCCATCTCAAGTCCAGACATGGGCTCAAGCTGGCTGTTCATATTCAAACCAGAATGTTGGTGGAGGAATTTCAGGAGTTGGACCATCTTTACCCACATCATATTTGAACCAGCAACAGCAAGAGTTTGCTCAAAATCTAGGAGATCAACCTAATTATCAAATGAGAGAGGCATATCCAtctcaccctaaccctaattatcaaATGAGGCAGGCATACCCATCTCTTCCTTACCAAAGGAACAACAATCTGCAAATAGGAGGAGAAGCAACTCTTCTTAACAATACAGGAATAAATGGGCATTCTTTTCCCATGAACAGACACACACAAATGAGAGATCCCTCTTTTACAACTTCACAGGGAGGAAATCCAAATCTTGTTGTGAATGGATTTGCAGCAGCATCACCATCTGAGGAACAGCAACAGATTTTCAGAGTGGATCCTTCTCATCAACCATGGCAAGGAAACGACCCACCTCAGTAA